Proteins from a genomic interval of Macaca thibetana thibetana isolate TM-01 chromosome 17, ASM2454274v1, whole genome shotgun sequence:
- the LOC126940621 gene encoding 60S ribosomal protein L13a-like yields MAEVQVLVLDGPGHLLGRLAAIVAKQVLLGRKVVVVRCEGINISGNFYRNKLKYLAFLRKRMNTNPSQGPYHFRAPSRIFWRTVRGMLPHKTKRGALDRLKVFDGIPPPYDKKKRMVVPAALKVVSLKPTRKFAYLGRLAHEVGWKYQAVTATLEEKRKEKAKIHYRKKQQLVRLQKQAEKNVEKKTDKYTQVLKTHRLLV; encoded by the coding sequence ATGGCGGAGGTGCAGGTCCTGGTGCTCGATGGTCCAGGCCATCTCCTGGGCCGCCTGGCGGCCATCGTGGCTAAACAGGTACTGCTGGGCCGGAAGGTGGTGGTCGTACGCTGCGAAGGCATCAACATTTCTGGCAATTTCTACAGAAACAAGTTGAAGTACCTGGCTTTCCTCCGCAAGCGGATGAACACCAACCCTTCCCAAGGCCCCTACCACTTCCGGGCCCCCAGCCGCATCTTCTGGCGGACCGTGCGAGGCATGCTGCCTCACAAGACCAAGCGAGGCGCCCTGGACCGCCTCAAGGTGTTTGACGGCATCCCACCGCCCTACGACAAGAAAAAGCGGATGGTGGTTCCTGCTGCCCTCAAGGTCGTGAGTCTGAAGCCTACAAGAAAGTTTGCCTATCTGGGGCGCCTGGCTCACGAGGTTGGCTGGAAGTACCAGGCAGTGACAGCCAccttggaggagaagaggaaagagaaagccaAGATCCACTACAGGAAGAAGCAGCAGCTCGTGAGGCTACAGAAACAGGCCGAGAAGAACGTGGagaagaaaactgacaaatacaCACAGGTCCTCAAGACCCACAGACTCCTGGTCTGA